The Mustela nigripes isolate SB6536 chromosome X, MUSNIG.SB6536, whole genome shotgun sequence genomic sequence GGGAGAGACAAGtgaggaaagagaggggaaagtaaCAAAGCCCTGGTTATCCGATTGTCCCATGTCGCCAGGAACTTGTTTCTCGGAAGTCAGAGCTAAGGCGGTCTTGGACGGTGAGTTCGGAGGGAGACTGTGCAAGTGGTTCCAGCCAGGCTAGCCAAGGCTGTTTGGCTCGGCCAAGTCACAGCGCCTCTGGAGATCTGTTTCCTCAGGTATAAAGTGCACAGCGACATTCTTTTCTTAAGGCTGCGAGACAATCACTCGAGAGCCTGTGTGTGAGGAGTTCTCGACTCTGCCTGCATCTCAAAACAACTTGAGGAATTCAAAAAGCCTGGGTTGCACCCCGTGCATTtagattcaatttttaaatttttttaaaattttatttattttttattttatttattcatttgagagagagacagtgagagagagagcatgagcgaggagaaggtcagaggaagaagcagactccccatggagctgggagcccgatgcgggactcgatcccaggactccgggatcatgacctgagccgaaggcagttgtccaaccaactgagccacccaggcgtccctttatttatttttttaaaagattttatttatttgacagacagagatcacaggtaggcagagaggcaggcagagagagaggaggaagcaggctccctgtggagcaaagagcccgatgcggggctccatcccaggaccctgggatcacgacctgagccgaaggcagaggctttaacccactaagcaacccaggcgcccctagattcaatttttttaaaaaaagattctatttatttatttcacagagacacagcgagagagcgCAAGGAGGGGGAGTgcgcgagggagaagcaggcttctcatggagcagggagcccgcccaGGCAATCCcacatgacctgaaccaaaggtttaatgactgagccacccaggtgcccctggattcaAGTGTTCTGGGAAAGGTCCCACGCCCCAGCATCAGTGGTTGTCAAAGTTCCCGGATAAGTCTCATGTACAGGCCTTGCCATGGACCGCAGGCCTACTGAGAAAGCAGCACTTCCCAGAACACGTTGAACGGGATCACCGGGGGATCTTCCCAAAACGCAGAGTTAGGACTCAGTGGTATGAGGCCTGGGACTCCGCATTTCTAACACACTCTAGAGGGCCTGCTCTCAACCACACTCAGTACTGCGAAGGGCTAAGCGGCCACAAAGCAGACAGTCATCTACTCTctcccccagggtcctgggatcgagccccgcattgggatccccgctctgtgggaagcctgcttctccctctccctaccttcTGCTCGTGTTTTCTCTTgctatcttcctctctctccaataaacacattaaaatcttttttttttttttttaagatttttatgtatttatcggAGAGAGAGCAAAAATTAGAGAGAatacagaggcagagggagaagcaaactcgtCGCCGAGCAGGAAGTCCgatccggggctcaatcccaggaccctgagaccacgacctgagccgaaggcagacggttcactgactgagccatccaggcgcccctcaaataaacttaaaaacaaaaacaaaaacaaaacaaaacacgcaCAAAAGACTATAGTGTGTGTAAGATTTTAAAGACCGAGAATAAAAGGGTGGTGCCCAGAGAGAGGGAACCGCTCCGGTTCTTGGTTCAAAGAGCACTCGTTGGCAGTCACAGGCACACCCACTTGCTATGGTACCACTGCTCCCCGCATTCGTTACAGATCAcgtaggtcatcatctcttcatCTGGATTTGAATTCCGCACCCAGCTTGGCAGGAAGAGCGTTCCTCGGGCGATTACGGTGACCTCGCAGTTGAACTTCTCACAGCGCCTGCACTTTATTTTCCCGGTCGGCGTGCCCCCCGCAGCTTGGGGAAGGTGGTGCTCCCGTATGGCAGACTTCGTGTAAGAGGCTCTCAACTGCTTCAGTTCCTCGCTTGCCATCTCCAACGCCGTCATTTCAGCAAATTCTCTCGGAGACGTGGTCCCAGAGAGCAAGTTCTGTTGCAGGTGAGAATTGTGGGGGTTCTTCAGGTTGGCAACTTTGCTTCGAACGCAAGTTTTGTACTTTCTGAGGTTCTTCGAGTGAAGGGTAAAAAGGTGCCCTTCAATTTCTCTCGCCAAGTCTTGCCACACATCAGCCTTGGGCTGCTCCGTGCAAGCACTCGTTAGGGCTTCATAGAGGAGCTCTGTGCATCTGGCTCTCACAGGTGCGGTGGGGTCCGGTGGCTCCCCGAGATGCTCCCCTCTGGGCTCCATGTGACTCGTGCTATTTTCAGGCACAAGCGTTTCCAGGGCTCCCGCCACACCGTGGGATGATGAATTAGAACTGGAGCCGCCTGACAGCTCATCCTGACTTGGGTCACGAGGAAGTCCGGGCTTTTCTTCCGTTCTactgggagggagagatggagggctGTCCCTCGGTGAGAAGTGGAGATCCTTATGAAGTGCCCTCCATTCTGACAGCAAAcgcttggctttctttttcaacgcCACTGTAGGGCAGTTTCTGAGGACGCTGTACACCGCCCTGACCACGGCCGTCTCCTGGAGATGCTCTCTGGTCACCGGAAGAGTCTCCAGCTCGGCAAGGTGGTTGCCAAGATCCTCAAAATTCCTCTTAGACATCAGTTGCTCAATAAGGGAGGCTCTGGCAGCCACCTGCCTCTGCTCAGACATCCTTGCAGctgcaaagaaaagagaaaagaggtttctgggtttctgttttttttaagctTGGGCTTGCCAATTGCAGCCTCCTGATGGGAGTGGAGGAGGGCTTTCTGCCCGTCACCTACGTGGCATTTTCTGCAAGAGTTATGTAACACAAGTGGGCGGGACCTCTTAGCAAATGGAATCTGCGTTGTGGTCTGGTTCAGTTTCAAAAGGCTGAGTCTGggttgttggaaaaaaaaaaaaaaaaaaaaaaaggcagcactGCCACCAGGTTCCGCATTAATGGTTGCTTGTAAGAAGCTCGCGGGAAAAGCCCTAGACCTTCTTCCCATCCCAAATTTTACAAACCAATGATCTTTCCGGATCCGGATCGGTCGGTTGCTTTGGATCGACTGTGGCGGTCGCGCTGAGCATGTAACCGCGCCAGGGTCAGCAACGGCGGGTAAGTCAGAGCACGGCTGGGCGGTCCCCCCGCACTCAGCTACACAGCTGAGCTCCTTACTGATTTTATCATCTTGAAGTGGAACTTTTCTGAATAACAGAATGAGAAACAGGGCAGTAAGGGGATGCTGTTTAATGTCCCAAGGAATGTGAAGAAATCGTAAGGCAGTAAGGTGGCAAGGTGGCCGGAAGCAGACCTGATGGGCCCCAGGAGTCCACGGGCACTGTGCTGACATTGGAGCCTTCTGAAAAGCAGGATGAGGGTCCAGACTAAGTGACAAGTTATGGACAAGTTATGACTTTGGACCAGCTGGTCACTAGGCCAGTTTGGTTCCAttaacttttttgtttaattttgagaTGCAAAACGTTGCTTGATGATTATATCTGTGGGAATCCCATCCTGGACAGGTCAATGTTTACTTTATCTAACcaggctatttttctttttctttccttttttttttttttttttaatattatttatttatttatttgacagacagagatcacaaataggcagagaggcaggcagagagagagagaggaggaagcaggctccccgctgagcagagagcccgatgcgggactcgatcccaggaccctgagaccatgagctgagccgaaggcagaggctttaacccaccgagccatccaggtcccccaGGCTATTTTTCTCCCCACATAATGTACACAACCTTGCTACCTAATACCCCTGGATCTACACCTGCCCATCTGGCCTAAATATGGActtatgcatcttttttttttttttttaagattttatttatttatttatttgacacagaaagagatcacaagtaggcagagcagcaggcagagagagacggggaagcaggctccctgctgggcagagagccggatgtggggctggatcccaggactctgagatcataacctgagctgaaggcagaggcttaacccactgagccacccaggcgcccctcaacttaTGCATCTTAATGGCAGGGAccctgtcttttaaaaaactcacGGGCTTCCATTTCATAGCATTTGATATTAAATGCTCATCGCTGGGGCGCCTAggcggctcagtaggttgagcgtctgactcttggtttcggctcaggtcctaatctcagggtcctgggatcctgccctgtcacaggctctgcactcagcagggagtcagcttgagagtctccctctccctcccccactgccctaccccctgctcacactctctctaagtaagtaaaagcttaaaaaatgtCCACCACTGAGCACACAGTCTAATAACACCGAAGAGAGCACGGAGAGGATCAATGCAGTCTCCCTAGAAACCATCTGACAAGTTCCACAAAATGCAGTGTCCTTTTCTTTCAGGTGACTCgacttttataaatatactttaggGAAACAAGAGATGTAGAAGCTGTCTGGGTAAGAATCTTCTTCCAACTCCGAAGAAACTGTGAGGTCGCAAATGGTTAAACTTGCACAGAAATGTTCAGAGAAGCATTATTCTTAATAgccaaaaaaatggaaacaacccaaatgccagTCAACTGATGGAGAAACATGTAGCTTACCCACGCGATCGAACAGTATTTAgcaaaacagaaaggacccaggAGATTCTGATATatacaacagggatgaaccttgaaagcagGAAGCTAGTTAAAAACACAGAAGACCCCCTATTGTaagattccattcatatgaaatgtccagaacaggcaaatttACAGAGACAGGGAATAGACTGGTGGTCGACTAGGGTTGGGGCGGAGGGATGGGGGGAACCAGTGGTGTGGAATGAAAGGGGGGCGGCTTCCCACGGGTGAGGAGTTTTTCTTGGGTTAAGTGAACAATGTTCGCTAAAGCTGACTGTGGTCATGAACTGCACAACtgttttttttcaaactaaacaTCACTGAAGTGTACGCTCTGAGGACGTGAATTGTATGGTGTATAAATTGTATCTGAATAaagttgttatttaaaaacaGCATATAGAGTCTGATCCAAATTTCATTTAAGAATCCCACGTGAAGAGAAAAGGTCagaaacaaatatacaaaatttcaGACAGTGACATTTTctgaatggcaagattttaaagattatttatttatttatttgagagagagagagagagagagtgagagagagcaagcaagcatgagaggggagaagctcaaaggaagaagcagacttcccgcggAGCTGGGaccctgacgtgggactcgatcccgggactccaggatcacgacctgagctgaaggcagcggcttaaccaactgagccatccaggcgaccctgaatggcaagattttagatgattttttgtttgttcttttattctcCCCACATTTTGCGTGATGAGCATGTGTTATTTTCCTAACCAGAAAAGTGATTCGTCCGATATCATTTCCCAGTAAACTCCAGATATTTACAACGTCTGCCTATTGGAAAACGGCACGGTAAATGCTCTTCTACCTTCCCTCTGGAATCGGAGCATCATTAACGGTGCTACGTGACCTGTGGCTTCGCCTCCAGATTAGCACTGACAATTTCCTAAGAGGACTACTGCTGAATCTAAACCAGCTGAATCTCCCCTGGGACAGACACAGCCTTGGTCACAACTGTGAGGTTCCTATCGATGTTTCCCTGCTGGACCAGCTCAAGGATGACCAAGATTGCGAGTCTGGCATTTTTGCCACCAGAGGGTGCCGGCATGTAGACAACCTGGGCAGTCACCGGGTGAGCCGGCAATTCAGGATCGCAagaggctttttgttgttgttaagattttacttatttatttgagagagagagagagagagagagagcgcttgaGAACGGGGtaaggggtagagggaaaaggagactccccactgagcagggagacggaAGCAgagcctgatcccaagaccctgggatcatgaccggagcggaaggcagatgcttaactgcccgagccgcccaggcgcccttaagaggctatttttatcattatcaaGTATCAGGACTTCAAGATCATTGTTTTAGCTTTTTACAATTCCACCTGCAAGCAGTGAAGGAGGTCTTCCTAAGGATCAAAGGCTCAGCAAACTAAGAACAGGCAAGGTAAAAATAccgaaaaataaaaaaatacacggCCTCCCTTACTGAACATTTCTCACAACGTCCCGGGATCTGGAAGTCAGGCAGCCAAGTAAGTCATCATGATAAGGTTTCAAGCTGCTTAATACACTTGAACCCTGCCCAGCTTGCTGTGAAGTTTCCTAACGAGAAAACAGTCCTCTCGCCTGCACTCTGTATTCGTCCTAGAGTTAATCGCTACCAAAGAAATCAGGCTGGAAGTTTGCCGGGTGTTGGCCAGGTGGTTAATAAGAGACAGGCCTCGAGCGCCCACAAGGAAGTTAGGCAATATTTAACTCAGGTCAGAATTTCCCACCGAAAGGGCAGAGTCTCAAGGAGATCCTGAAGCGGACCCTGTAGCTTTGGGGCTTCAGTGCAGTGAGCACGGCAGTCTGTCTCAGCAGCGGAACTTTTTCCTTCCCGTCGGTAAATCTATAGACATTCATATATGCAGGCATAAGCactctgctctttatttcctaTGTCCTTTTAGTTACCTCTCCTCCgtattcctttttcatttctagttGTGGCAAAACACACGTACCATAAGACTTAGCATCTTAAACATTTGTAAGCGTATGGTTCAGCAGTGTTCAGTACATTCGCCTTGTCGTGCCGTCAACTCCCAGAACTCCTCTCCTCTTGCAAACCACACTTTGTACCCGCTAATCAGCGGCTCCCCACTCCTTTCTCCCCCACAACCCCTGGCAACCGTCATTGCACCTTCTGCCTTGCCATTGACTACGTGCTGCCCGGGAGTGGGCTCATACAGCTTTTGGCCTCTGGGTCTAgcttatgtcactcagcataacGCCCTCAAAGGTCACCCGTGTTGGAGCCTGTGTCCTGGATCATTTATACTCCACTGTAGGTACAGACCACgtgttccttatccattcataATAAACGTGTGGGTTCCTTCCACCTTTTGGCCTCTGTgactaatgctgctatgaacatgggaaCACAAATATTTCTTCAGGACCCTCCTTTTCAATGCttctgggtaaatatccaggactGGCATTGCTGAGTCACACGGTAGAtctatttgtaattttctgaggaaccgccatactgttttccatccTCCTCCATACATTTAACAGCATTTAACTGCTGTCAAAGTTTCTGCTCCCCCTGTGGGAGACTGATGTGGATATAAAGCATTTATTGCTCCAGGAGGGTATACTGTAAAAGCAACTGAGATACAAAATTCTGAGCATTGCCATAAGAAGACTAAGTTGCGTCTCCAGTTTACAGCTCTACAGagttcattcaataaacatttatcatgtaTGTAGGACATATGAGATGCTGAGCCTAAAGAGACCCTCTCTGTCTTGAGGAAGCCGACAGCCCAGTGGAAGGAATACGGACAGAAAATGGGCCATGTCTCCGAAGGACAGACACAGCTGCTAGAGGCCACTCAGAGGGGGAATCCAGAAGCTCGGCTGGGCTCCCTATCATCTGGCAGGTGCTAACTGCTTCTTCCCTGCATTTGCCCTGACTCACGCCTTTTTTTTGGAGGGATCATCCTCTAGTACAGACCTCAGCAAGACATCCCCTCATCTTCCCACTTAAAGCCCTTCAGAGGCTTCGTCTGCTctcaggatggagccccgagGCCCTTGGCCAAGTGATAAAAAGccaccttcctgcctcctccGTGACCTCGCTGATCCGCGACAGGCACTGCCCATTTCGAggctctgtgcctctgtgtcaGCAGCTCCCTGGGCCAAGCCTACTTCTCGCCACTAGTGGCTGTCAGTCTGACTCTAAGCCTCAATCAGCTGGAGAAATTAAACAGCAAACACAGAAACAATGCCAGCGCCTCGTCCCAGACAGAAAGGGATCAGAATCCCTGACCGGAGGCCTGGGTATTGTCCCAGCTGTTCAGGTGACTCTGGTTTTAACCAGAATTGCCACCACTGCCCTGTACACACGGGCACGAGGCCATCCCGTGGCAGGACTGTTACACTGCAACCAGCCCAAAGATGGCTCCGGACCTGCTCCTAGACTGAATGTATGGAACTTCTGTTTTTGGATTTCTCTGACGAGCTCC encodes the following:
- the TCEANC gene encoding transcription elongation factor A N-terminal and central domain-containing protein; protein product: MSEQRQVAARASLIEQLMSKRNFEDLGNHLAELETLPVTREHLQETAVVRAVYSVLRNCPTVALKKKAKRLLSEWRALHKDLHFSPRDSPPSLPPSRTEEKPGLPRDPSQDELSGGSSSNSSSHGVAGALETLVPENSTSHMEPRGEHLGEPPDPTAPVRARCTELLYEALTSACTEQPKADVWQDLAREIEGHLFTLHSKNLRKYKTCVRSKVANLKNPHNSHLQQNLLSGTTSPREFAEMTALEMASEELKQLRASYTKSAIREHHLPQAAGGTPTGKIKCRRCEKFNCEVTVIARGTLFLPSWVRNSNPDEEMMTYVICNECGEQWYHSKWVCL